The DNA segment GGTGTTCTTCAACAAGGTGGCGACGGACACCGACGAGGAGATCCAGGCGATCGAGGTCGAGATCGCTCCCCGGCTGGCCGCCCATGACGATGCGCTGCTGCTCGACTCCGCGCTGTTCGCCCGGCTGGACGCGCTCTTCGAGCGCCGTGCGCAGCTCGGCTGCGACGCGGAGCAGCTGCGGCTGCTGGAGCGCCACCACACCAGCCGGGTCCGGGCCGGTGCGCGGCTCGCCCCGGAGCAGCAGCGGCGCCTGCGCGAGCTGAACGCCGCGATCGCCGCCCGCAGCACCGAGTTCGGGCAGAACCTCCGGGCGGCCACCGCGGCCGCCGCGCTCGTGCTGGACAGCGCCGAGGAACTGGCCGGTCTGCCCGCCGACCAGGTCGCGGCCGCCGCGGCGAACGCCCGGGCGCTGGGGCACGAGGGCAAGTTCGTGCTCAACCTCAAGAACTTCTCCCAGCAGACCGAACTCGCCGCGCTGGACGACCCGGCGCTGCGCGCACGCCTGCTCGCCGCCTCCCTCGGGCGCGGCGCCGACACCAACGGACCGGTCGCCGTCGCCCTGGCCGCCCTGCGCGCCGAGCGCGCCGCCCTGCTCGGCTACCCCAGCCACGCGGCCTGGGAGGTCGCGGACCGGACCGCCGGCACCACCGACGCCGTCGAGGACCTGCTCGGCCGGCTGGTCGCCCCGGCCACCGCCAACGCCGCGCGGGAGGGCGCCGCGCTGGCCGAGGCGGCCGGTGTACCGGAGGTCGGCGCGGCGGACTGGCAGTACTACTCGGAGCGGGTGCGCAAGGAGCGGTTCGCGGTCGACGCGTCGGTGCTGCGGCCCTATCTGGAGCTGGAGGCCGTGCTGCACGACGGTGTCTTCCATGCCGCCGGGCTGGTCTACGGGATCACCTTCACCGCGCGTCCGGACCTGGTGTCGTACCACCCGGACGCCCGCGTCTGGGAGGTGCACGACACCGACGGCAGCCCGCTCGGCCTGTACATCGGCGACTTCCACGCCCGGGAGTCCAAGCGGGGCGGCGCCTGGATGGACGCGCTGGTGCCGCAGTCCCGTCTGCTCGGCGACAAGCCGGTGGTGGTCAACAACCTGAATGTCGCCAAGCCCCCGGCGGGCGAGCCGGTGCTGCTGACCTGGAGCGAAGTCAACACGCTGTTCCACGAGTTCGGGCACGCGCTGCACGGCCTGTTCTCCGACGTGCGCTACCCGCTGCTGTCGGGCGCGCGGGTGCCGCGCGACTTCGTCGAGTTCCCCTCCCAGGTCAACGAGGTGTGGGCGGACTGGCCCGAGGTGCTGGCGCACTACGCCCGCCACCACGTCACCGGCGAGCCGATGCCGCCCGAGCTGCCGGCCCGGCTGCGCGAGGCGGAGACCTTCGGCGCGGGCTTCCGGATGGTGGAGCACCAGGCCGCCGCGGTGCTGGACTGGGCCTGGCACAGCCTCGCCGACGGCGAGGCGCCGGACGCCGACGGGGCGGCGGCGTTCGAGGCGGCCGCGCTGGAGCGTTACGGGCTCGCGGTGGCCGCGATCCCGCCGCGCTACCGCACCGGCTACTTCTCCCATGTCTTCGCCGGCGGCTACGCGGCCGGGTACTACGGCTACCGCTGGGCCGAGGTGCTGGACGCCGACACCGTGCGCTGGTTCCGCGAGAACGGCCGGACGATCCGCGAGAGCGGTGAGATCTTCCGCCGGGAACTCCTCTCGCGGGGCAACAGCGTCGACCCGCTCGACGCGTTCCGCGCGGTGGTCGGACGGGACCCGGACCTCGCGCCGCTGCTGGCGCGCCACGGACTGGACGGCTGACCCCGGGCGGCGGGGGCGGCCACCGTGGCGCCGGACCGGGCGGGATCCGGCCCGGCGGCGCACCGACGGTACCGATCCCACCGGCGGACCCGAACTCCCTCTGCCGACCGGGAACTTGCCGCCCGCGCCCGCACCCCGAGAGCTCGCGATCGCCCTCTCTAAGATCAGCAGTTATGGAACTTCGGCAGCTGCAGTACTTCGTCGCGGTGGTGGAGGAGGCCAACTTCACCCGGGCGGCCGCCCGGCTGCATCTGGCGCAGCCGGGGGTGAGCGCCCCGATCCGGCAGTTGGAAAGGGAGTTGGGGCAGCCGCTGCTGGACCGCTCCGGCCGTTCGGTGACCTTGACGGAGGTGGGCGCGAGCGTCCTCCCGTTCGCGCGGGCCGCGCTCGCCGCCGTGGAGGAGATCCGGCAGACCGTGGACGAGTTCGGCGGGCTGCTGCGCGGCCGGGTCCGGGTCGGGCTGGTCTCCGGCGCCAGCACCCGCAGGTTCGATCTGGCGTCGCTGCTGGCCGACTTCCACGACGCCCACCCGCAGGTCGAGATGTCCCTCACCGAGGACACGTCCGAGCGGATGCTCGCCGCCCTGCACGACGGCGCCCTCGACCTGGCGGTGATCGGCCTCGCGGACGAGGAACCGCCGGCGGGCGTCTCCTGCCGCATCGTGGTCGACGAGCCGCTCGTCGCCGCCGTCGCCCCCGACGACGCCCTCCTGGCGGCGCACGCCGGCCGTACGACCGTCCCGCTGGCCGCGCTCCGCGACCGCCCGTTGATCAGCCTGCCGCGCGGTACCGGTCTGCGCGGGGTGCTCGAACGCTGCTGCGCCCGAGCCGGTTTCCGGCCCCGGATCGCCTTCGAGGCGGCCGCCCCCCAGGTGCTGGCGCGGCTCGCCGCCCGTGGTCTCGGGGTGGCCGTCGTCCCGGCGCTGCCGGCGGCGGAGGCGGCGGCCGCCGGGCTGCGGACGCTGGAGATCACCGACCCGCGGCCGCGCGGCCGGGTCGCCCTGGCCTGGCGGACGGAGGGGCCCGCCGGCCCCGCGGCCAGGGCCCTCCTGGAGCGGCTGCGGACCAGCCTTCCCGTGCCGGGAGCCGGCGGGCCGTCACCGTCCGGACCGCGGACCGGGAGCGACCGGCCCGCGGCGGCCGGCGGCCACGCTCACCAGGCCGCCGGCGCGTAGTCCTTCAGGAAGCAGCCGAACAGGTCCTCGCCCGCTTCGCCGCGGACGATCGGGTCGTACACCCGGGCCGCTCCGTCGACCAGGTCGAGGGGCGCGTGGAAGCCCTCCGCGGCCAGGCGCATCTTGTCGGGGTGCGGGCGCTCGTCGGTGATCCAGCCGGTGTCCACGGCCGTCATGAGGATGCCGTCGGCGTCCAGCATTTCCCGGGCGCTGGTCCGGGTGAGCATGTTCAGCGCCGCCTTGGCCATGTTGGTGTGCGGGTGGCCGGGGCCCTTGTAGCCGCGGCTGAACTGGCCCTCCATGGCGGAGACGTTGACCACGTACTTCCGGCGCGCCGCGGCCGCCGCCATCGCCGGGCGCAGCCTGCTCACCAGCAGGAAGGGCGCGGTCATGTTGCACAGCTGGACTTCCAGCAGCTCGACCGGGTCGACCTCGTCCACCTTCTGGATCCAGGTGTTGGTCGGGTGCAGGTCCGGTACGAGGCCGCCGGCGTCGATCGCGGTGCCCGCCTCGATGCGGGCGGGGGTGGCGGAGCCCGTGGTCAGGGCGAGGGCGGTGATGTCCTCGGCGGTCAGCGCGCCGGGGTCGGCGGAGGCGGCGCTGAGGGCGGCGGGGGCACCGCTGCCGAAGTGGCCGAGGGTCACCGAGGCGGGCAGCTCCCCGGCGGGCAGCGGGGCGGACTCCGCGTCGATCAGCTGCCCGTACGCCTCGGGAGAGCGGCGGACGGTCTGGGCGGCGTTGTTGATCAGGATGTCGAGGGGGCCCTCGGCGCTCACCGCGTCGGCGAGCGCGATGACCTGGGCCGGGTCACGGAGATCGATTCCGACGATCTTCAGCCGGTGCAGCCACTCCGCGCTGTCCGGCATCGCCTTGAAGCGGCGGATGGCGTCATGGGGGAAGCGGGTGGTGATGGTGGTGTGGGCGCCGTCCCGCAGGAGGCGGAGGGCGATATACATGCCGATCTTGGCCCGGCCGCCGGTGAGCAGGGCGCGCCGGCCGCTGAGGTCCGTGCGGGCGTCGCGGCGGGACCGGTTCTCCTTGGCGCAGGGCGGGCAGAGCTGGTGGTAGAAGGCGTCGACCTCGACGTAGCGGCTCTTGCAGGTGTAGCAGGACCGGGGCCGCTCCAGGATGCCGGCGATCTCCGTGGTCACCGAGCTGGTGAGGGCCAGCCCCTGCGTCTCGTCGTCGATCCGGTCGGGCGCGCCGGTGGCCGTGGCCGCGGTCACGGCCCGGTCGTTGGCGGTCTTGGCCGCCCGGCGCTCCTGCCGGCGGCGCTGCTTGACCGTGCGGTAGATGCCGGCGGTGGCGCGCCGTATGGTGATCGCGTCCGGGTGGTCGACGGGCAGCGTGTCGAGCTCCTCCAGCACGCTCAGGCAGACCGCCATCCGCTCCGCGTCGATACCCGTGCCCTCGGCCCGGCCTGTTTCGGTCACCGTCATTGCCGCTGCCGCTTCCCTGGGATCGTGTGTTCTATTCGTACTTCGGCGGAACTGTAATGAGACGGGGGCTTCGGTGCCAAACCCGGCGGGCCGGGGCGCCCGCGCCCGCCGGGACACGGCGGCGCCCCCTCGGCGCGTTGCGACGCACCGGTCACGGGGGAGGGGCCCGGCGCGCCGTTCGCACCGGACCCCTCCCCCGCGTCGCCGGGCCCTGGTCAGTGGGCCTGGTCGTGGCTCAGTTCGATGTCGAACGCGCCGTGACCGTCGGCCCCCAGGTGCAGCGGGGTGGCGACCGGCGGGTAGCCGGCGGCGATCAGCGTGTACTCACCGCTGTCGAGGTCGGTGAAGACGTACTCGCCGTCCTGGCCGCTGGTGGCGCTGGCCACCACATTGCCCGCCGGGTCCAGCAGGGTCACCCGGGCGTCGTCCACCGGGCCGCCGCGCACCGTACGGACCGTGCCGCGGACCTGGGCGCCGAGCGTCAGCCGCACCTCGTACCAGTTGCGGTCGCCGGAGGTGACCTCCACCTGGAGGGCGGACGGGCGGTGGTGCTCGGCGCTGACGGCCAGGGTGTAGCTGCCCGGGGTCAGTTCACCGAACGCGAAGCCGCCGTCCTGGCCGGCCACGCCCGAGGCCACGACCTCGCCGCGGACGTCGGTGGCCACGACGAGTGCGCCGGGCACCGGGTCGTCGCCCTTCTCCTCGCGGACCTCGCCCGAGAGACCGGCCGCGCCGCTGAGGGTCAGGTCGAACGAGACGGGCTCGCCGCCCACCACCACCGTCACGGCCTGCGGCCGGCGGGCCCCCGCCGAGCCGATCAGCACGTAGGTGCCGGGGCCCGTCGTGGGCAGGGTGTAGCCGCCGTCGGCCGCGGTCGACGTCCGGCCGAGCTGCCGGCCGCCGACGCTGATCAGGGTGACCGCGGCCTGCGCCACCGGACGGCCCGCGCCGTCCCGCACCGTGCCCCGGATCGCCGGGCCGGTCGTGCCGGCGCCGCGGTCCGCGGCTCCCGAGGGGGCCGCGGCGAGGACCGGTACGGCGTCGGCGGCCGGAGCGTCGGCCGGCCCGGACGGCGCCTCGGCGACCGCCGTGTCGGCCCCGTGCCCGGCACCGTTCGCCGCGCCCTCCACGGCACCGCCCGCTCCCCCGGCGGCCTCCGCCTCGGCCTGCGCACGCGCCTCCAGACCGGAGATCTGCCGCAGCGGCACCTCCTTGATGAACCACATCAGCAGGAAGGCCAGGGCGACGACGACCGCGCCCATGAGGAACACGGTGTGCATCGAGTCCGCGAAGCCGCGCTTGAACGGCTCGGCCAGCCGCGGGTCGAGGTGCTGGATGAAGGACGAATCACTGAGCACGCCCGAGGAGTTGCCGTTGCCGGGGTGCTTGAGCATGTCGAGCACCGGCTTGTTGGCGGGGTCGTGCAGCACCGCGGGGTCGCGCAGCGCGGCCTGGAAGCGCTCGGTGGACGCGGCGTCCTTGAACGCCGCGGAGATCTTGTCGCCGACGGTGCTGAACAGCACCGACAGGAAGATCGCGGTACCCGCCGTGGCGCCCATCTGCCGGAAGAAGGTGGACGAGGCGGTCGCCACGCCCATGTCCCGCGGCGGCACCGCGTTCTGCACGGCCAGCACCAGGGTCTGCATACAGCCGCCCAGGCCCAGGCCGAAGACCAGCATGTAGATCATGGTCTCCCACAGCGGGGTGTCCCACTGGACCCGGAAGTGGAAGAGCAGCATCGCCGCGATCATCAGCGCGGTGCCGATGATCGGGAAGATCTTGTAGCGGCCGGTCTTGGCGGTGATCTGGCCCGAGGCGATGGAGGCGATGAACATGCCCGCCATCAGGGGCAGCATCTCCAGGCCGGACTTGGTCGGGCTGGCGCCCTTCACGAGCTGGAGGTACTGCGGGATCATCAGCATCCCGCCGAACATGCCCATGCCGATCAGCACGGACAGCAGGCTGGTCTTGCTGAAGGTGCCGTTGCGGAACAGCCGCATCGGGATCAGCGCGTCGTCGCCGATCCGCCGCTCGACGAAGATCCAGGCGATGATGCCGACGACGCCGATGACGTAGCAGGCGATCGACCGCGACGAGTCCCAGCCCCACTCCCGGCCCTGTTCGGCGACGAGCAGCAGCGGAACGACGCCGATGGAGATGGTGAGCGCGCCCCACCAGTCGATGCGGTGATCGCGCCTGGTGTGCGGGATGTTGAGCACCTTCGCGACCACGAACAGCGCGATGATGCCGATCGGCACGTTGACCAGGAAGACCCAGCGCCAGCCGGTGATGCCCAGGAGCTGGTCCTGTCCGGCGAGCGCCCCGCCGATCAGCGGTCCGGCGACGCTGGAGGTGGCGAAGGTGCCCAGCATGTAGCCCTGGTAGCGGGCGCGTTCGCGGGGCGGGACGATGTCACCGATGATCGCCAGCGCCAGGGACATCAGACCGCCGGCGCCCAGGCCCTGCACCGCCCGGAAGGCGGCGAGTTCGGTCATCGAGGTGGAGAACGTGCACAGCACCGAGCCCGCGACGAAGACGGTGATCGCCGTCAGGTAGTACGGCTTGCGGCCGTGCAGGTCGGACAGCTTGCCGTACAGCGGGGTGGCGATCGTCGAGGTGATCAGGTACGCGGTGGTCGCCCAGGCCTGCTCGCTGAGGCCGTGCAGATCGTCGGCGATGGTCCGGATGGAGGTGCTGACGATGGTCTGGTCGAGCGCGGCGAGGAACATCCCCAGCATCAAGCCGCTGAGGATGGTGAGGATCTGACGGTGGCTCAGGGACCCGGGTCCGGGTATCGCCTCGGCTCCCGCGGCGGGCGGGGAGGTGGCTGTGCTCATGTACGTATGTCTCCCTGCTCCACGGCCCCGCCCTGGTCTCCCCCGGGGCCCAGCCGTGTGTGTTGTCGTTCTGCCATGTCCTCGTTGAGACGGCCCAGCAGCCGGATGAGGTCGGCCCGGTCGCCGGGCGACCAGGGTTCGAGGAGCGCGGCCAGTTCGGCGTCGCGCTGCCGGCGGTAGTGCGCGAAGGCGGCACGTCCGGCGTCGGTCGCCGCCAGCAGCGACCCCCGGCGGTCCTCCGGGTCGGGGCGGCGGGTCACCAGTCCCCGCTCGACCAGCGAGCGCACCTGGCGGCTGACGGTCGACAGGTCGAGGAACGCGTCGGCGGCCAGATCGGTCGCCCGCTGGTCCCCGCCGACCACCAGCCGGGCCAGCAGCACCCGGTCGGCGGCGCCGCCGTCGGTCTTGGCGCGCTGCTTCCACGCCGCGATCAGCCGGGAGAAGCGGACGATCTCCGTTCCCAGTCCGGCGGCCGCCTCGTCGAGTCCCGACGCGGCGGTGACCTGCGGAGCAGCCCGGTCGCAGGCATGGACCGTGCCCTTACTCATCGTCGTGATCCCTCGCGGTGATGTTGTCGGTCCGCTGAATACCTTGCTTGTATCCAGCAAGCATAGCGGCTGGATGCGTCTGCTCCGCACCACCCGGCACCGGGTGACGGGAGTGGCGACGGGGGTGAGAAAGTACCCCCGGCGGTCCGGACCGGCCGCCGCCCCCTCCGATCCGGCCGGGAGACCGTCGTGCACCTTCCCCCTGAACTTCTCGCGCTGCTGCGCCGGCCGAGCCCCTGCTTTCTGGCCACCTCGATGCCCGACGGCTCCCCCCAGCTGACCCAGACCTGGGTCGACACCGACGGCACCCATGTGCTGATCAACAGCGTCCGCGGCCATGTGAAGACCCGGAACATCGCGCGCGATCCCCGCGTCGCCGTGGCCGTCAGCGACCCCGAGCACCCCGCGCGCTACTTCCAGGTGCGCGGCCGGGTGGTCGAGACCACGACCGAGGGCGCGGTCGAGCACATCGAGCAGCTCGCCCGGAAGTACCTCGGCGGGCCCTACCCCTGGTACGGCGGCCGCGACGAGGAGCGGGTCCTCTTCGTCATCGCGCCGGAGAGCATCAGCGGCACGGGCTGAGGCACGCCCGTCCCGGAGTGCCGTGCGGGGTACGCCGCCGGGCCGCGGCATGGCACGCTGGCCGGCGGAACGGCACCGCAGGTCAGACGGAAGGGCAAGACGATGAGTTCGCACGGCGGCACCCCCCGGCGGGCAGCGCTCGCGACCTGGCCGACCCCGCTGGAGCCGGCGCCGCGGCTGGCCCGCGCGCTCGGCCTCGGGGCGGACGACCTGTGGATCAAGCGCGAGGACCTCACCGGGCTCGGCGGCGGCGGGAACAAGGTCAGGAAACTGGAGTGGATCTGCGGTGCGGCGCTCGCCGAGGGCGCCACGACCCTGGTGACGACCGGCGCCGCACAGAGCAACCACGCCCGGCTGACCGCGGCCGCCGGCCAACGGCTCGGGCTCGATGTGGTCCTGGTGCTGGCCGGCGCGGCCGGTGACTCGGCCTCCGGGAACCTCGTCCTCGACGGCCTCTTCGGGGCCAGGGTCGTCTGGGCCGGAGACGTGAGCGGCAGCGGGCTCGCGGCCGCGGCCCGGGGCGTGGCGGAGCGGCTCCGGGAGCGGGGAGCCGTCCCGGCGCTGATTCCGCTGGGCGGCTCCAGCCCGCTGGGGGCGTACGGCTATGCCGAGTGCGGGCGCGAACTCCTGGGCCAGGCCCCCGACCTGGACACCGTCGTCGTCGCCCTGGGGTCCGGCGGCACGATGGCCGGGCTGGTCGACACCCTCGGCCCCGGGAAGGTGCTGGGCGTCGACTGCGGGGCGGTGCCCGACCCGGCGGGCACGGTCACCGGCCTGGTCACCGCGCTGTCCGGCACCGTCCACACACCGGAGAGCCTGCGGCTGCGACGGGACCAGGTCGGCGCCGGGTACAGCACGTTGACCGAGGAGTCGATGGACGCCCTGACGCTGGCGGGCCGTACGGAGGGCATCGCCCTCGACCCGGTCTACACCGGGCGCGCGCTGGCCGGGCTGCGGGCGGCGGTGCGGGACGGGAGCGTGGCTCCCGGGCGGCGCACCGTCCTGCTGCACTCCGGCGGGCTGCCGGGCCTGTTCGGCCACGGCGACGCCGTCGCCCGCTGCCAGGAAGCGCTCACGGTCCTGCCGCTCCACGAGTGAGCGCGGCGGCGCGGACGCCGGCCGGGGGTCAGATCTCGGGGAAGGCGTCGGGGACGCCGAGGGTGCCCGCGACGGCGTGCCAGATGGCCGCCTGGGCGGCGGGGAGGTCGATGCGGGGGTCGCCCAGCATCAGCCGGATGCCGAACCCGTCGCTCAGGGAGACCAGGAGGGTGCTGACCGCCTCCACATCGCAGTCGCTGAACTCGCCCGACGCGATGCCCCGCCGGACGGCCTCGCCGATCCAGGTGTGCAGCTGGTCGTACAGGTCGACGGCGAAGTGGCGGGCGGTCTCGTCGCGCAGGGCCCGCACCCACAGCTCCTGCCACAGCCGCCAGTCCTGCCGCAGTTCGGGGTCGGTGGGCAGCATGTTGTGCAGGATGCGGGCGAGGACCACCGAGGCGGGCACCGAGTCGGCGTCGCGTTCGAGTTCCGTGCCGGTCTGGGCGAAGGAGTGCGTCATCGCCTCGGCGAAGAGCCGCTCACGGTTCTCGAAGTGGTAGTGGAGCAGGGCGGTGGACACACCGGCGTGTTCCGCGACCATCCGCATCCGGATCTTCTCGAAGCCGACCTCGGCGATCACTTCGCACGCG comes from the Streptomyces angustmyceticus genome and includes:
- a CDS encoding MFS transporter; this translates as MSTATSPPAAGAEAIPGPGSLSHRQILTILSGLMLGMFLAALDQTIVSTSIRTIADDLHGLSEQAWATTAYLITSTIATPLYGKLSDLHGRKPYYLTAITVFVAGSVLCTFSTSMTELAAFRAVQGLGAGGLMSLALAIIGDIVPPRERARYQGYMLGTFATSSVAGPLIGGALAGQDQLLGITGWRWVFLVNVPIGIIALFVVAKVLNIPHTRRDHRIDWWGALTISIGVVPLLLVAEQGREWGWDSSRSIACYVIGVVGIIAWIFVERRIGDDALIPMRLFRNGTFSKTSLLSVLIGMGMFGGMLMIPQYLQLVKGASPTKSGLEMLPLMAGMFIASIASGQITAKTGRYKIFPIIGTALMIAAMLLFHFRVQWDTPLWETMIYMLVFGLGLGGCMQTLVLAVQNAVPPRDMGVATASSTFFRQMGATAGTAIFLSVLFSTVGDKISAAFKDAASTERFQAALRDPAVLHDPANKPVLDMLKHPGNGNSSGVLSDSSFIQHLDPRLAEPFKRGFADSMHTVFLMGAVVVALAFLLMWFIKEVPLRQISGLEARAQAEAEAAGGAGGAVEGAANGAGHGADTAVAEAPSGPADAPAADAVPVLAAAPSGAADRGAGTTGPAIRGTVRDGAGRPVAQAAVTLISVGGRQLGRTSTAADGGYTLPTTGPGTYVLIGSAGARRPQAVTVVVGGEPVSFDLTLSGAAGLSGEVREEKGDDPVPGALVVATDVRGEVVASGVAGQDGGFAFGELTPGSYTLAVSAEHHRPSALQVEVTSGDRNWYEVRLTLGAQVRGTVRTVRGGPVDDARVTLLDPAGNVVASATSGQDGEYVFTDLDSGEYTLIAAGYPPVATPLHLGADGHGAFDIELSHDQAH
- a CDS encoding MarR family winged helix-turn-helix transcriptional regulator, whose amino-acid sequence is MSKGTVHACDRAAPQVTAASGLDEAAAGLGTEIVRFSRLIAAWKQRAKTDGGAADRVLLARLVVGGDQRATDLAADAFLDLSTVSRQVRSLVERGLVTRRPDPEDRRGSLLAATDAGRAAFAHYRRQRDAELAALLEPWSPGDRADLIRLLGRLNEDMAERQHTRLGPGGDQGGAVEQGDIRT
- a CDS encoding TetR/AcrR family transcriptional regulator; this encodes MAKAERTLETRERILSAACEVIAEVGFEKIRMRMVAEHAGVSTALLHYHFENRERLFAEAMTHSFAQTGTELERDADSVPASVVLARILHNMLPTDPELRQDWRLWQELWVRALRDETARHFAVDLYDQLHTWIGEAVRRGIASGEFSDCDVEAVSTLLVSLSDGFGIRLMLGDPRIDLPAAQAAIWHAVAGTLGVPDAFPEI
- a CDS encoding D-cysteine desulfhydrase family protein; the protein is MSSHGGTPRRAALATWPTPLEPAPRLARALGLGADDLWIKREDLTGLGGGGNKVRKLEWICGAALAEGATTLVTTGAAQSNHARLTAAAGQRLGLDVVLVLAGAAGDSASGNLVLDGLFGARVVWAGDVSGSGLAAAARGVAERLRERGAVPALIPLGGSSPLGAYGYAECGRELLGQAPDLDTVVVALGSGGTMAGLVDTLGPGKVLGVDCGAVPDPAGTVTGLVTALSGTVHTPESLRLRRDQVGAGYSTLTEESMDALTLAGRTEGIALDPVYTGRALAGLRAAVRDGSVAPGRRTVLLHSGGLPGLFGHGDAVARCQEALTVLPLHE
- a CDS encoding M3 family metallopeptidase; translation: MTTSNPFFEPSELPYGIPPFARIRTEHFRPAFARGMAEQLDEVAAIGACAEPATFENTVEALERSGAVLGRVCRVFFNKVATDTDEEIQAIEVEIAPRLAAHDDALLLDSALFARLDALFERRAQLGCDAEQLRLLERHHTSRVRAGARLAPEQQRRLRELNAAIAARSTEFGQNLRAATAAAALVLDSAEELAGLPADQVAAAAANARALGHEGKFVLNLKNFSQQTELAALDDPALRARLLAASLGRGADTNGPVAVALAALRAERAALLGYPSHAAWEVADRTAGTTDAVEDLLGRLVAPATANAAREGAALAEAAGVPEVGAADWQYYSERVRKERFAVDASVLRPYLELEAVLHDGVFHAAGLVYGITFTARPDLVSYHPDARVWEVHDTDGSPLGLYIGDFHARESKRGGAWMDALVPQSRLLGDKPVVVNNLNVAKPPAGEPVLLTWSEVNTLFHEFGHALHGLFSDVRYPLLSGARVPRDFVEFPSQVNEVWADWPEVLAHYARHHVTGEPMPPELPARLREAETFGAGFRMVEHQAAAVLDWAWHSLADGEAPDADGAAAFEAAALERYGLAVAAIPPRYRTGYFSHVFAGGYAAGYYGYRWAEVLDADTVRWFRENGRTIRESGEIFRRELLSRGNSVDPLDAFRAVVGRDPDLAPLLARHGLDG
- a CDS encoding PPOX class F420-dependent oxidoreductase, with translation MHLPPELLALLRRPSPCFLATSMPDGSPQLTQTWVDTDGTHVLINSVRGHVKTRNIARDPRVAVAVSDPEHPARYFQVRGRVVETTTEGAVEHIEQLARKYLGGPYPWYGGRDEERVLFVIAPESISGTG
- a CDS encoding LysR family transcriptional regulator translates to MELRQLQYFVAVVEEANFTRAAARLHLAQPGVSAPIRQLERELGQPLLDRSGRSVTLTEVGASVLPFARAALAAVEEIRQTVDEFGGLLRGRVRVGLVSGASTRRFDLASLLADFHDAHPQVEMSLTEDTSERMLAALHDGALDLAVIGLADEEPPAGVSCRIVVDEPLVAAVAPDDALLAAHAGRTTVPLAALRDRPLISLPRGTGLRGVLERCCARAGFRPRIAFEAAAPQVLARLAARGLGVAVVPALPAAEAAAAGLRTLEITDPRPRGRVALAWRTEGPAGPAARALLERLRTSLPVPGAGGPSPSGPRTGSDRPAAAGGHAHQAAGA
- a CDS encoding SDR family NAD(P)-dependent oxidoreductase, which codes for MTVTETGRAEGTGIDAERMAVCLSVLEELDTLPVDHPDAITIRRATAGIYRTVKQRRRQERRAAKTANDRAVTAATATGAPDRIDDETQGLALTSSVTTEIAGILERPRSCYTCKSRYVEVDAFYHQLCPPCAKENRSRRDARTDLSGRRALLTGGRAKIGMYIALRLLRDGAHTTITTRFPHDAIRRFKAMPDSAEWLHRLKIVGIDLRDPAQVIALADAVSAEGPLDILINNAAQTVRRSPEAYGQLIDAESAPLPAGELPASVTLGHFGSGAPAALSAASADPGALTAEDITALALTTGSATPARIEAGTAIDAGGLVPDLHPTNTWIQKVDEVDPVELLEVQLCNMTAPFLLVSRLRPAMAAAAARRKYVVNVSAMEGQFSRGYKGPGHPHTNMAKAALNMLTRTSAREMLDADGILMTAVDTGWITDERPHPDKMRLAAEGFHAPLDLVDGAARVYDPIVRGEAGEDLFGCFLKDYAPAAW